One genomic region from Camelus bactrianus isolate YW-2024 breed Bactrian camel chromosome 3, ASM4877302v1, whole genome shotgun sequence encodes:
- the LOC105068155 gene encoding olfactory receptor 14A16-like, which yields MAEKVTNVTRLREFLLMGLPDDQVLQTLYVTFFFLIYLAALMGNLLIVTLTSTDQHLQSPMYFFLKNLALIDICYISVIVPKSIINSLTKSHSISFVGCASQIFLFIFFAGAEYALLIVMSYDRYVAICQPLYYEAIMNRGTRWQMVTAAWSSGCVYGSIHVAGTFSVRFCGPYVVHHFYCDVPSLLTLACPGEHTLEYAFMIASCTLASVCFLFLIAFYIYIFSAVLRIPAARGRFKSFSTCIPHLAVVTLFLFSGIVTYLGTGYKSASSLNLFMSVLYTMVPPSLNPLIYSLRNKAVKAALGKILLLKCYQKHKYPAVPKPPDRHTK from the coding sequence ATGGCTGAGAAAGTAACAAATGTGACCAGACTAAGGGAATTTTTGCTCATGGGACTCCCTGATGACCAGGTGCTACAAACACTGTATGTTACATTCTTCTTCCTGATTTACCTGGCAGCACTGATGGGCAACCTCCTTATTGTCACCCTCACCTCCACTGACCAGCATCTCCAGTCCCCCATGTATTTCTTCCTAAAGAATTTGGCTTTGATTGATATCTGCTATATCTCCGTCATTGTGCCCAAATCCATCATAAACTCTCTGACCAAAAGCCATTCCATCTCTTTCGTGGGATGTGCCtcccaaatttttctttttatttttttcgcTGGCGCAGAGTACGCCCTCCTTATAGTCATGTCCTATGACCGCTATGTTGCCATCTGCCAGCCTCTGTACTATGAGGCCATCATGAATAGAGGCACCCGTTGGCAGATGGTGACTGCGGCATGGTCGAGTGGGTGTGTCTATGGATCCATTCACGTGGCAGGTACGTTCTCTGTCCGCTTCTGTGGGCCCTACGTAGTGCATCACTTCTATTGTGATGTCCCGTCGCTGCTCACGCTTGCTTGCCCTGGAGAGCACACGCTAGAATATGCATTTATGATTGCTAGCTGTACTTTGGCCTCTGTCTGCTTCCTTTTCCTGATTGCCTTTTACATCTATATTTTCTCAGCTGTCCTGAGAATTCCAGCTGCACGAGGCAGGTTCAAAAGTTTCTCTACCTGCATACCACACCTCGCTGTGGTgaccttgtttctcttttctggtATTGTCACTTACTTGGGGACCGGCTATAAATCGGCATCATCACTAAATCTTTTCATGTCTGTGTTATACACTATGGTACCGCCCAGCCTGAACCCTCTCATCTATAGTCTGAGGAACAAGGCTGTGAAGGCAGCCCTAGGCAAAATATTGCTGTTAAAATGTTACCAAAAACATAAATACCCTGCTGTCCCTAAGCCACCTGACAGACACACTAAATAA
- the LOC105068150 gene encoding olfactory receptor 14A16-like, whose translation MDNLTSGSTFFLMGFTDIREIQILHAMLFLLIYLAALLGNLLIILVTTKDHCLHTPMYFFLKNLSFLDLGLISITVPKSITNSLMNYNTISFLGCVSQVFFFFSLATTEVALLTVMSYDRYVAICHPLRYDSIMSRGSCVRMAASSWLSGGLNAILHTASTFSTPTCGSPEVHQFFCDVPQLLSLACSPNTGEFVVIGLSLVFDFGCFVFIDISYIYIFSTVLRMPSREGRARVFSTCLPHLIVVTLFLSSGFFAYLHPLPKSPSLSDLLISVFYTVVPPTMNPLIYSLRNKDMKMALKKLRMTRVCQLS comes from the coding sequence ATGGACAACTTGACCTCTGGGAGCACATTCTTTCTTATGGGGTTTACTGACATTCGGGAGATCCAGATTTTACACGCCATGCTCTTTCTGCTAATTTACCTGGCAGCCCTACTTGGGAATCTTCTCATCATCTTAGTCACCACCAAGGACCATTGCCTTCACACCCCTATGTACTTCTTCCTGAAGAATTTGTCCTTTCTGGATCTTGGCCTCATTTCCATCACTGTCCCCAAATCCATCACAAACTCTCTGATGAATTACAACACCATTTCATTCCTTGGATGTGTCTCGCAggtgttcttctttttctccttagctACTACAGAAGTAGCGCTCCTCACAGTCATGTCCTATGACCGCTATGTTGCCATCTGCCACCCACTCAGATATGACAGCATCATGAGCCGTGGATCCTGTGTGCGGATGGCTGCCTCTTCGTGGCTCAGCGGAGGTCTCAATGCAATCCTGCATACGGCTTCGACCTTCTCCACACCCACGTGTGGGTCTCCTGAAGTCCATCAGTTCTTCTGTGATGTCCCGCAACTGCTCTCTCTTGCCTGTTCACCCAACACTGGGGAATTCGTAGTCATCGGACTCAGCCTAGTGTTCGATTTTGGCTGTTTCGTGTTTATTGATATTTCTTACATTTACATCTTCTCCACTGTGCTGAGGATGCCCTCCAGAGAAGGCAGGGCCAGAGTTTTCTCCACCTGCTTGCCTCACCTCATCGTTGtgactctgtttctctcttctggGTTTTTTGCCTATTTACACCCCTTACCCAAATCTCCATCACTTTCGGACTTGCTGATTTCAGTATTCTATACTGTGGTGCCACCCACCATGAACCCTCTCATCTACAGTCTGAGAAATAAGGATATGAAGATGGCCCTAAAGAAACTGAGAATGACCAGAGTTTGTCAACTAAGTTAG